The following coding sequences lie in one Lysobacter capsici genomic window:
- a CDS encoding SRPBCC family protein, whose product MKGLLKGLLYLVVLLAVVFVVGGFLLPASTHVERSISIARPPGEVHALLDSYKRFNEWSPWFELEPGAKYSYSGPESGVGAAMAWEGDKVGKGAQRITESVPQQKVVNALDFDGTQATGTFTLKGEGDGTRVTWALDSDHGSNLVSRWFGLLLDSMVGKDYDKGLAKLKQVAESDPR is encoded by the coding sequence ATGAAAGGTTTGTTGAAGGGACTGCTGTACTTGGTCGTGCTGCTCGCCGTGGTGTTCGTGGTCGGCGGCTTCCTGTTGCCGGCGAGCACGCATGTCGAGCGATCGATCTCGATCGCGCGGCCGCCGGGCGAGGTGCATGCCTTGCTCGACTCCTACAAGCGCTTCAACGAGTGGTCGCCGTGGTTCGAGCTGGAGCCGGGCGCGAAGTACAGCTACAGCGGTCCGGAGTCGGGCGTCGGCGCGGCGATGGCCTGGGAGGGCGACAAGGTCGGCAAGGGCGCGCAGCGCATCACCGAATCGGTACCGCAGCAGAAGGTCGTCAACGCGCTCGACTTCGACGGCACCCAGGCCACCGGCACCTTCACCTTGAAAGGCGAAGGCGACGGCACCCGCGTGACCTGGGCGCTGGACAGCGATCACGGCAGCAACCTGGTCTCGCGCTGGTTCGGCCTGCTGCTCGACAGCATGGTCGGCAAGGATTACGACAAGGGGTTGGCGAAGCTCAAGCAGGTGGCTGAGAGCGATCCTCGATAG
- the gcvT gene encoding glycine cleavage system aminomethyltransferase GcvT: MSQKTILNDAHRALGAKMVDFGGWDMPINYGSQIEEHHQVRRDAGMFDVSHMTVVDLRGARVREFLRHLVANSVDKLQKSGKALYTCMLNPQGGVIDDLIVYFLDESYFRLVVNAATREKDLAWIGEQAKAFDVSVSERPELAMIAVQGPNARDKVIGLLREDDRARIGKLGKFVAGDAQTTDGIALFIARTGYTGEDGFEVVVPEDRAVALWDALLAAGVKPAGLGARDTLRLEAGMNLYGQDMDDTVSPYEAALAWTIALDSGADGAPRDFIGRGPLEQLKATGAARQMIALVMDDKGVLRHGQKVLTAHGDGEILSGTFSPTLNKSIAFARVPAGEIALGAGGNVRVDIRGKEVPVRVVKFPFVRDGQAQDGVLV, encoded by the coding sequence ATGAGCCAGAAGACCATCCTCAACGACGCCCACCGCGCACTCGGCGCCAAGATGGTGGATTTCGGCGGCTGGGACATGCCGATCAACTACGGCTCGCAGATCGAAGAGCACCATCAGGTGCGCCGCGACGCCGGCATGTTCGACGTCAGCCACATGACCGTGGTCGACCTGCGCGGCGCGCGCGTGCGCGAGTTCCTGCGCCATCTGGTCGCCAACTCGGTCGACAAGCTGCAAAAGTCGGGCAAGGCGCTGTACACCTGCATGCTCAATCCGCAGGGCGGCGTGATCGACGACCTGATCGTCTACTTCCTCGACGAAAGCTATTTCCGTCTGGTGGTCAACGCGGCCACCCGCGAAAAGGACCTGGCCTGGATCGGCGAGCAGGCCAAGGCGTTCGACGTGTCGGTGAGCGAGCGCCCGGAGCTGGCGATGATCGCGGTGCAGGGCCCGAACGCGCGCGACAAGGTGATCGGCCTGCTGCGCGAGGACGATCGCGCGCGGATCGGCAAGCTCGGCAAGTTCGTCGCCGGCGATGCACAGACGACCGACGGCATCGCGCTGTTCATCGCCCGCACCGGTTACACCGGCGAAGACGGTTTCGAAGTGGTGGTGCCCGAAGACCGCGCGGTCGCGCTGTGGGACGCGCTGCTCGCCGCGGGCGTCAAGCCGGCCGGCCTGGGCGCGCGCGACACCTTGCGCCTGGAAGCGGGCATGAATCTGTACGGCCAGGACATGGACGACACCGTCTCGCCGTATGAAGCCGCGCTGGCCTGGACCATCGCGCTCGACAGCGGCGCCGACGGCGCGCCGCGCGACTTCATCGGCCGCGGCCCGCTGGAACAACTCAAGGCCACCGGCGCCGCGCGCCAGATGATCGCGCTGGTGATGGACGACAAGGGCGTGCTGCGTCACGGCCAGAAGGTGCTGACCGCGCACGGCGACGGCGAGATCCTGTCGGGCACGTTCTCGCCCACGCTGAACAAGTCGATCGCGTTCGCGCGGGTGCCGGCCGGCGAGATCGCGCTGGGCGCCGGCGGCAACGTGCGGGTCGACATCCGCGGCAAGGAAGTGCCGGTGCGGGTGGTCAAGTTCCCGTTCGTGCGCGACGGCCAGGCGCAGGACGGCGTACTCGTCTGA
- a CDS encoding NTP/NDP exchange transporter — protein sequence MSAVQGASLPSGRVHSGEWRAVAFSVGYFFCVLTAYYVIRPLRDQLSGAVGSTQLPWFYLATFIATLALTPVFSGLVSRYPRRVVVPLVYGFFIVCLLAFMPLFGEHGPLSARALGTVFFVWISVFNLFVVSVFWSFMTDIWSEGQARRLFPVIAVGGTVGSLAGPVLTRVLVDRIGVAPLLMVSAALLGLALVFVTLLGQWSRVHGTRRHEASHEAAIGGGMLDGLKQIFSNPFMASMALLLLLGDWIGTVNYGLVVDYSKATFTDAVARTRFAADLDLMTNIVALTMQVLITPWLLSRRGAASVIGVWSVVTVAFLTLTAMVADAHAPLTELFPAFGALIAMLPAGMAATIAPMPAVAITLVISRGLAYGMVNPARESLFTSAARTLRYKGKNAVDTAFWRFGDVTVATTVVALRSVGVGVAGLAGISAAAAAGAGVIGWRVARWVQRNNAAERRETTAA from the coding sequence ATGTCGGCAGTTCAAGGCGCCAGCCTGCCCTCCGGGCGAGTGCATAGCGGGGAGTGGCGCGCGGTCGCGTTCTCGGTGGGCTATTTCTTCTGCGTGCTGACCGCGTACTACGTGATCCGGCCGCTGCGCGACCAGCTCAGCGGCGCGGTCGGTTCGACCCAGTTGCCGTGGTTCTACCTGGCCACCTTCATCGCCACGCTGGCGCTGACGCCGGTGTTCTCCGGCCTGGTCTCGCGCTACCCGCGGCGGGTGGTGGTGCCGCTGGTGTACGGCTTCTTCATCGTCTGCCTGCTCGCGTTCATGCCCTTGTTCGGCGAACACGGGCCGCTGAGCGCGCGCGCGCTCGGCACGGTGTTCTTCGTGTGGATCAGCGTGTTCAACCTGTTCGTGGTGTCGGTGTTCTGGAGCTTCATGACCGACATCTGGAGCGAGGGCCAGGCGCGGCGGTTGTTCCCGGTGATCGCGGTCGGCGGCACGGTCGGTTCGCTGGCCGGTCCAGTGCTGACCCGGGTGCTGGTCGACCGGATCGGGGTGGCGCCGCTGCTGATGGTGTCGGCGGCGCTGCTCGGGCTGGCGCTGGTGTTCGTGACCTTGCTCGGGCAGTGGTCGCGCGTGCATGGCACGCGCCGGCACGAGGCCTCGCACGAGGCGGCGATCGGCGGCGGCATGCTCGACGGGCTCAAGCAGATCTTCTCCAATCCGTTCATGGCCTCGATGGCCTTGCTGCTGTTGCTCGGCGACTGGATCGGCACGGTCAACTACGGCCTGGTCGTGGATTATTCCAAGGCCACCTTCACCGATGCGGTGGCGCGCACGCGCTTCGCCGCCGACCTGGACCTGATGACCAATATCGTCGCCCTGACCATGCAGGTGCTGATCACGCCGTGGCTGTTGTCGCGGCGCGGCGCGGCGTCGGTGATCGGGGTGTGGTCGGTAGTGACGGTGGCGTTCCTGACCTTGACCGCGATGGTGGCCGACGCGCATGCGCCGCTGACCGAACTGTTTCCCGCCTTCGGGGCCTTGATCGCGATGTTGCCGGCCGGGATGGCGGCGACGATCGCGCCGATGCCGGCGGTGGCGATCACCCTGGTGATCAGCCGCGGGCTCGCTTACGGCATGGTCAACCCGGCGCGCGAAAGCCTGTTCACCAGCGCCGCGCGCACCCTGCGCTACAAGGGCAAGAATGCGGTCGATACCGCGTTCTGGCGGTTCGGCGACGTGACCGTGGCGACCACCGTGGTGGCGCTGCGCAGCGTCGGTGTCGGCGTGGCCGGGCTGGCCGGCATCAGCGCGGCGGCGGCGGCCGGCGCGGGCGTGATCGGCTGGCGGGTCGCGCGCTGGGTCCAGCGCAACAATGCGGCGGAGCGTCGCGAGACCACGGCGGCATGA
- a CDS encoding metallophosphoesterase: protein MRRGWRPWPRQQWLQRVLVTLVLCAVACLAWGFLWEPRQLIERDYEFALPHWSQQCEGLRVDVVADLHTGSPHNGLDKLDEVVAKLAASDAQAVLMAGDYVILSVLGGTYISADQMAPHLRPLTARKPVYAVLGNHDWWKDGHKVRAALEAAGVIVLEDQAVQARLGGCRVWMVGIGDKWETPHDIGKAFAGVDDDAPVIALTHNPDLFPDIPARASLTIAGHTHGGQVKLPWIGTPVLPADQRYAGGYLIEHGKHLFVSTGIGTSILPVRFGVPPEISRLRLKAAVDEPRPSRAARPVAP from the coding sequence ATGAGGCGCGGTTGGCGACCGTGGCCGCGCCAGCAATGGCTGCAACGGGTGCTGGTCACGCTGGTGCTGTGCGCGGTCGCGTGCCTGGCCTGGGGGTTCTTGTGGGAACCGCGGCAGCTGATCGAACGCGACTACGAATTCGCGCTGCCGCATTGGTCGCAACAATGCGAAGGCCTGCGCGTGGACGTGGTGGCCGACCTGCATACCGGCTCGCCGCACAACGGCCTGGACAAGCTCGACGAGGTCGTCGCCAAGCTCGCCGCCAGCGATGCGCAGGCGGTGCTGATGGCCGGCGACTACGTGATCCTGAGCGTATTGGGCGGTACCTACATCTCCGCCGACCAGATGGCGCCGCACCTGCGCCCGCTGACCGCGCGCAAGCCGGTGTACGCGGTGCTCGGCAATCACGACTGGTGGAAGGACGGCCACAAGGTGCGCGCGGCGCTGGAAGCGGCCGGGGTGATCGTGCTCGAAGACCAGGCCGTGCAGGCCCGCCTGGGCGGGTGTCGCGTGTGGATGGTCGGCATTGGCGATAAATGGGAAACGCCGCACGACATCGGCAAGGCCTTCGCCGGCGTCGACGACGACGCACCGGTGATCGCGCTGACCCACAACCCCGACCTGTTTCCGGATATTCCGGCGCGCGCATCGCTGACGATCGCCGGCCACACCCACGGCGGCCAGGTGAAACTGCCGTGGATCGGCACGCCGGTGCTGCCGGCCGACCAGCGTTACGCCGGCGGCTATCTGATCGAACACGGCAAGCACCTGTTCGTTTCCACCGGCATCGGCACCAGCATCCTGCCGGTGCGGTTCGGGGTGCCGCCGGAGATTTCGCGGCTGAGGTTGAAGGCGGCCGTGGATGAGCCGCGGCCAAGCCGCGCGGCTCGGCCCGTGGCTCCATGA
- a CDS encoding NfeD family protein, translated as MAWTWQTVSWAAIAMLLFAAEALAPGAFMLWLGFAAAAVFALAMVFPGLTVLAQVAAFIVLSFASIQVYRTWFRGRERQSDQPLLNRRAEQLIGRVVVLERGIVQGRGRVQIADAFWDVTGPELAAGTAVRVIGTDGMTLQVELAG; from the coding sequence ATGGCCTGGACCTGGCAGACCGTAAGCTGGGCCGCGATCGCGATGCTGCTGTTCGCGGCCGAGGCGCTGGCGCCCGGCGCGTTCATGCTCTGGCTCGGCTTCGCCGCCGCGGCGGTGTTCGCGCTGGCGATGGTGTTCCCGGGCCTGACCGTGCTGGCGCAGGTCGCGGCCTTCATCGTGTTGAGCTTCGCCTCGATCCAGGTCTACCGCACCTGGTTCCGCGGCCGCGAGCGCCAGAGCGACCAGCCCTTGTTGAACCGCCGCGCCGAGCAGTTGATCGGCCGCGTGGTGGTGCTCGAACGCGGCATCGTCCAGGGCCGCGGCCGGGTCCAGATCGCCGATGCGTTCTGGGACGTGACCGGGCCGGAACTGGCCGCCGGCACCGCGGTGCGGGTGATCGGCACCGACGGCATGACCCTGCAGGTCGAACTGGCGGGCTGA
- a CDS encoding serine hydrolase domain-containing protein, producing the protein MKRTSSRRSLNPWRLGTLAALLTMTLGSTAQTSLRWRTPEPSQPVARAQGYDGTALPGLSAAPQDLNPRVQPLSADFDVRQFEAMAQALVAEQRIPGMAMAIVHNGQVLSARGYGITDVRNAEPIDAHTVFRLASLSKSFAGTLTGLLVNDGTLRWDSKVVDYMPGFQLVDPTAARSLTVADVLSHRVGLTHNTYDRDLENYADYRVLTQKLAYAPMACQPGTCYGYQNIAFSLIGDVVFAATGDFYSQEVQRRLFKPLGMNDASLGLEGITASARWAKPHVRARGGWASVTPKPTYYQLPPAAGVNASASDMAQWLIAQTGHRTDVLPLPLLATLHQPLVDTPTEIRGSSWRRQRLSTAGYALGWRVFDYAGHRVVFHAGAVQGYRGMVAMLPDRDLGIAVLWNSESGLPTGMLPTLLDRAIGLPTERWLDVDGFDDPGLYASEGVTPSREVSGSNAQKATAAPR; encoded by the coding sequence ATGAAACGCACCTCTTCCCGACGCTCACTCAACCCCTGGCGCCTGGGCACGCTCGCGGCCCTGCTGACCATGACCCTGGGCTCGACCGCGCAGACTTCGCTGCGCTGGCGCACGCCGGAACCCTCGCAGCCGGTCGCGCGCGCGCAAGGCTACGACGGCACCGCGCTGCCGGGCCTGAGCGCCGCGCCGCAGGACCTCAATCCGCGCGTGCAGCCGCTGTCGGCGGATTTCGACGTACGCCAGTTCGAAGCCATGGCCCAGGCCCTGGTCGCCGAGCAACGCATTCCGGGCATGGCGATGGCCATCGTCCACAACGGCCAGGTGCTCAGCGCGCGCGGCTACGGCATCACCGACGTGCGCAACGCCGAGCCGATCGACGCCCACACCGTGTTCCGTCTGGCCTCGCTGTCCAAAAGCTTCGCCGGCACCCTGACCGGCCTGTTGGTCAACGACGGCACCTTGCGCTGGGACAGCAAGGTCGTCGACTACATGCCCGGCTTCCAACTGGTCGATCCGACCGCCGCGCGCAGCCTCACCGTCGCCGACGTGCTCAGCCACCGGGTCGGCCTGACCCACAACACCTACGACCGCGACCTGGAAAACTACGCCGACTACCGCGTGCTGACCCAGAAGCTCGCGTACGCGCCGATGGCCTGCCAGCCCGGCACCTGCTACGGCTACCAGAACATCGCCTTCAGCCTGATCGGCGACGTGGTGTTCGCCGCCACCGGCGATTTCTACAGTCAGGAAGTGCAGCGTCGTTTGTTCAAGCCGCTCGGCATGAACGACGCCAGCCTCGGCCTGGAAGGCATCACCGCCAGCGCGCGCTGGGCCAAGCCGCACGTGCGCGCGCGCGGCGGCTGGGCCTCGGTGACGCCGAAGCCGACCTATTACCAATTGCCGCCGGCCGCTGGCGTCAATGCCAGCGCCAGCGACATGGCGCAGTGGCTGATCGCCCAGACCGGCCACCGCACCGACGTGCTGCCGCTGCCGTTGCTCGCGACCCTGCATCAACCGCTGGTCGATACGCCGACCGAAATCCGCGGCTCGAGCTGGCGCCGCCAGCGCCTGAGCACGGCCGGTTATGCGCTGGGCTGGCGCGTGTTCGATTACGCCGGCCACCGCGTGGTGTTCCATGCCGGCGCGGTGCAGGGCTATCGCGGCATGGTCGCGATGCTGCCCGATCGCGACCTGGGCATCGCGGTGTTGTGGAACAGCGAAAGCGGCCTGCCGACCGGCATGCTGCCGACCCTGCTCGACCGCGCGATCGGCCTGCCGACCGAACGCTGGCTCGACGTCGACGGCTTCGACGACCCGGGCCTGTACGCGTCCGAAGGCGTGACGCCGAGCCGCGAGGTCAGTGGCAGCAATGCGCAGAAGGCGACTGCGGCGCCACGATAA
- a CDS encoding NTP/NDP exchange transporter, which translates to MSPVAALSHRDRDPVASSAPLWWSLLYFFCLLCGYYVLRPVRDAMGASNDAATVFPHAMIAWAQSHGWQLKDFVLQVLFTGTFVSMLLLQPVYGALVARFPRRVFLPVVYLVFIACLFGFHWAFDSAVPGRGMVFFVWIALFNLFAVTVFWSYMADVFDDAQARRVYGYIGAGGTAGAVIGPMLTQWLVQPLGVANLLLVSIAFLSVCVLCIVRLRPWAMARERRQGLASGEAAMGGSVWAGLKLVWQRPVLRAMAVTLFFSVGAATLLYNQQAAIAREFYPSAEAATAYFARIDSAVNLLAILTQLLLTRWLLNRHGVAPALLMPGLTLLLGFGVLLASPVPVMVAIVQVLQRGSEFALAKPARETLYTRMDRPSRYKGKAVIDTAVFRGTDLAFAWVHKGVAAFGTQAVFAAGLLAALGMTAGAWSIVRAQRRLPVAPPSCESSSSDLSSEPQSARGES; encoded by the coding sequence ATGAGCCCAGTCGCCGCGCTTTCCCACAGGGATCGCGACCCGGTCGCCTCCAGCGCACCGCTGTGGTGGTCGCTGCTGTACTTCTTCTGCCTGCTGTGCGGCTACTACGTCCTGCGCCCGGTGCGCGATGCGATGGGCGCGTCCAACGATGCCGCGACGGTGTTTCCGCACGCGATGATCGCCTGGGCGCAGTCGCACGGCTGGCAGCTCAAGGACTTCGTGTTGCAGGTGCTGTTCACCGGCACCTTCGTCAGCATGCTGCTGTTGCAGCCGGTGTACGGCGCGCTGGTCGCGCGGTTTCCGCGGCGGGTGTTCCTGCCGGTGGTGTACCTGGTGTTCATCGCCTGCCTGTTCGGTTTCCACTGGGCCTTCGACAGCGCGGTGCCGGGACGCGGCATGGTGTTCTTCGTGTGGATCGCGCTGTTCAACCTGTTCGCGGTGACGGTGTTCTGGAGTTACATGGCCGACGTGTTCGACGACGCGCAGGCGCGGCGCGTGTACGGCTACATCGGCGCGGGCGGTACCGCCGGCGCGGTGATCGGGCCGATGCTCACCCAATGGCTGGTGCAGCCCTTGGGCGTTGCGAACCTGCTGCTGGTCTCGATCGCGTTCCTGTCGGTATGCGTGCTGTGCATCGTGCGCCTGCGGCCGTGGGCGATGGCGCGCGAACGCCGGCAGGGGCTGGCCAGCGGCGAAGCCGCGATGGGCGGTTCGGTCTGGGCCGGGCTCAAGCTGGTGTGGCAGCGGCCGGTGTTGCGCGCGATGGCGGTGACCTTGTTCTTCAGCGTCGGCGCGGCGACCTTGCTCTACAACCAGCAGGCGGCGATCGCGCGCGAGTTCTACCCCAGCGCCGAAGCGGCGACCGCGTACTTCGCCCGCATCGACAGCGCGGTCAACCTGCTCGCGATCCTCACCCAGTTGCTGCTCACGCGCTGGCTGCTGAACCGTCACGGCGTCGCGCCGGCCTTGCTGATGCCCGGGCTGACCCTGTTGCTCGGCTTCGGCGTGTTGCTGGCCTCGCCGGTGCCGGTGATGGTCGCGATCGTGCAGGTCTTGCAGCGCGGCAGCGAGTTCGCCCTGGCCAAGCCCGCGCGCGAAACCCTGTACACGCGCATGGACCGGCCGTCGCGTTACAAAGGCAAGGCGGTGATCGACACCGCGGTGTTCCGCGGCACCGATCTGGCCTTCGCCTGGGTCCACAAGGGCGTGGCCGCATTCGGCACCCAGGCGGTGTTCGCCGCCGGCCTGCTCGCCGCGCTCGGCATGACCGCGGGCGCGTGGAGCATCGTGCGCGCGCAGCGCCGGCTGCCGGTCGCGCCGCCGTCTTGCGAATCTTCGTCTTCCGATCTTTCTTCCGAACCCCAATCCGCACGAGGTGAATCATGA
- a CDS encoding DUF6053 domain-containing protein, with product MGGASAPTLFFQHSKSLQDSAAIRTKSVGAEAPPTKDLVA from the coding sequence GTGGGAGGAGCTTCAGCCCCGACGCTTTTCTTTCAGCACAGCAAAAGCCTCCAAGACAGCGCCGCGATCCGAACGAAAAGCGTCGGGGCTGAAGCACCTCCCACAAAAGACCTCGTGGCCTGA
- a CDS encoding GMC family oxidoreductase: MPTEFDYIIIGAGSAGCVLANRLSEDPDARVLLIEAGPRDLHPFIHMPAGLSKLVNKKGVNWDYDTAPEPQLDNRTLWWPRGRVLGGSSSINAMCYIRGVPGDYDDWAAAGASGWDWNGVLPYFRRSERNSRGDDALHGSMGPLYVSDLRYTNPLSGVFIEAGQQAGFARNTDFNGPQQQGFGFYQVTQKNGARCSSAVAYLDPARERRNLHVVTGALVTRISIEGGRATGVVYSSGGRSYHQRAVREVLLSGGAINSPQLLMLSGVGPADELRKHDIEVLHDAPQVGRNLQDHLDVCTLQHSTQRVTYDRASDVRVAFDYYLRGHSGPGSSNLAEAGGFVRSALAPDDRADIQLHFVPAMLDDHGRHRLAGDGYTAHACFLRPRSRGHIGLASASAGDKVRIQANYLSDPEGFDLKMMLECAKLSRTLFAQKAFDPYRGAPIFPARTDLSDAELIEFVRAKAESVYHPVGTCRMGDDEAAVVDSQLRVRGVQGLRVIDASVMPSLIGGNTNAPTIMIAERASDLIRGR; this comes from the coding sequence GTGCCCACCGAGTTCGACTACATCATCATCGGCGCCGGCTCGGCCGGCTGCGTGCTCGCCAACCGCCTGAGCGAAGATCCCGACGCGCGCGTGCTGCTGATCGAAGCCGGCCCGCGCGACCTGCATCCGTTCATCCACATGCCCGCCGGCCTGTCCAAGCTGGTCAACAAGAAAGGCGTGAACTGGGACTACGACACCGCGCCGGAGCCGCAGCTCGACAACCGCACCCTGTGGTGGCCGCGCGGCCGCGTGCTCGGCGGTTCGAGTTCGATCAACGCGATGTGCTACATCCGCGGCGTGCCCGGCGACTACGACGACTGGGCCGCGGCCGGCGCCAGCGGCTGGGACTGGAACGGCGTGCTGCCCTACTTCCGCCGCAGCGAACGCAACAGTCGCGGCGACGACGCACTGCACGGCAGCATGGGCCCGCTGTACGTGTCCGACCTGCGCTACACCAACCCGCTGTCGGGCGTATTCATCGAGGCCGGGCAACAGGCCGGCTTCGCTCGCAACACCGACTTCAACGGGCCGCAGCAACAAGGCTTCGGCTTCTACCAGGTCACCCAGAAAAACGGCGCGCGCTGCTCCAGCGCGGTCGCCTACCTCGACCCGGCGCGCGAGCGGCGCAACCTGCACGTGGTCACCGGCGCGCTGGTCACCCGCATCAGCATCGAGGGTGGCCGCGCCACCGGCGTGGTCTACAGCAGCGGCGGGCGTTCGTATCACCAGCGCGCGGTGCGCGAGGTGCTGCTCAGCGGCGGCGCGATCAATTCGCCGCAGTTGCTGATGCTGTCGGGCGTCGGTCCGGCCGACGAGTTGCGCAAGCACGACATCGAGGTGCTGCACGACGCGCCGCAGGTCGGCCGCAACCTGCAGGACCATCTCGACGTGTGCACCCTGCAGCACTCGACCCAGCGCGTCACCTACGACCGCGCCAGCGACGTGCGCGTCGCCTTCGACTACTACCTGCGCGGCCACAGCGGCCCGGGCAGCAGCAACCTGGCCGAAGCCGGCGGCTTCGTGCGTTCGGCGCTCGCGCCGGACGACCGCGCCGACATCCAGCTGCATTTCGTGCCGGCGATGCTCGACGACCACGGCCGCCACCGCCTGGCCGGCGACGGCTACACCGCGCATGCCTGTTTCCTGCGTCCGCGCAGCCGCGGCCACATCGGCCTGGCCAGCGCCAGCGCCGGCGACAAGGTGCGCATCCAGGCCAACTATCTCAGCGACCCGGAAGGCTTCGACCTGAAGATGATGCTCGAGTGCGCCAAGCTCTCGCGCACGCTGTTCGCGCAGAAAGCCTTCGACCCGTACCGCGGCGCGCCGATCTTCCCGGCCCGCACCGACCTCAGCGACGCCGAGCTGATCGAATTCGTGCGCGCCAAGGCCGAATCGGTGTACCACCCGGTCGGCACCTGCCGGATGGGCGACGACGAGGCGGCGGTGGTGGATTCGCAACTGCGCGTACGCGGCGTCCAGGGCCTGCGCGTGATCGACGCCTCGGTGATGCCGAGCCTGATCGGCGGCAACACCAATGCGCCGACGATCATGATCGCCGAGCGGGCTTCGGACCTGATCCGCGGGCGGTGA
- a CDS encoding 2-hydroxychromene-2-carboxylate isomerase, giving the protein MPRIDYYFSLISPYAYLGHAPLLAAARETGATLVYKPVRIFELFQANGGLPLGQRAPARQRYRLIELQRARQQRGVPLNLAPKFFPVDPGLADRCAIALDRHGRDPSAYMDAAFRAIWAHDRDLADRDTVAGLLRDAGHDADATLATADTDEVAAVYRGNTRAAIAADLPGLPGYVLDGEPFWGQDRVEALREALLTGREPFTADAG; this is encoded by the coding sequence ATGCCCCGCATCGACTACTACTTCAGCCTGATCTCGCCCTACGCCTACCTCGGTCACGCGCCGCTGCTCGCGGCCGCGCGCGAGACCGGCGCGACCTTGGTCTACAAGCCGGTGCGGATCTTCGAATTGTTCCAGGCCAACGGCGGCCTGCCGCTGGGCCAGCGCGCGCCGGCGCGCCAGCGCTACCGCCTGATCGAGTTGCAGCGCGCGCGCCAGCAACGCGGCGTGCCGCTGAACCTGGCGCCGAAGTTCTTCCCGGTCGATCCGGGCCTGGCCGACCGCTGCGCGATCGCGCTCGACCGGCACGGGCGCGATCCGTCCGCTTATATGGACGCGGCGTTCCGCGCGATCTGGGCGCACGACCGCGACCTCGCCGACCGCGACACCGTCGCCGGCCTGTTGCGCGATGCCGGTCACGATGCCGATGCGACGCTCGCCACCGCCGACACCGACGAGGTCGCCGCGGTCTATCGCGGCAACACCCGCGCCGCGATCGCCGCCGACCTGCCGGGCCTGCCCGGCTACGTGCTCGACGGCGAACCGTTCTGGGGCCAGGACCGGGTCGAAGCGCTGCGCGAGGCGCTGCTCACCGGCCGCGAACCGTTCACGGCCGATGCCGGTTGA
- the gcvH gene encoding glycine cleavage system protein GcvH, producing MSEIPGDLKFMKSHEWARVEGDGKVTVGISDHAQGLLGDLVYVELPNVGDRVEAGNASAVVESVKAASDVYAPVSGTVTAVNAALADKPETINEDAYGEGWIYTVEIDEPDQLNELLAPDDYAELLEEDDH from the coding sequence ATGAGTGAAATTCCCGGCGATCTGAAGTTCATGAAATCCCACGAGTGGGCCCGCGTCGAAGGCGACGGCAAAGTCACCGTCGGCATCTCCGACCACGCCCAGGGCCTGCTCGGCGACCTGGTCTACGTCGAACTGCCCAACGTCGGCGACCGCGTCGAAGCGGGCAACGCCAGCGCCGTGGTCGAGTCGGTCAAGGCCGCCTCCGACGTCTACGCGCCGGTCTCCGGCACCGTGACCGCGGTCAATGCCGCGCTGGCGGACAAGCCGGAAACGATCAACGAAGACGCCTACGGCGAAGGCTGGATCTACACCGTCGAGATCGACGAACCCGACCAGCTCAACGAACTGCTCGCGCCCGACGACTACGCCGAGCTGCTCGAAGAAGACGACCACTGA